The genomic region acacacacccatgtGAAAGCGCGCCTTCGTTGATTCATTgcagaaactatttaaatttgcttttcttCTTTTAGTCTTTTGTTGTTGCCTAATCTCAATTAGCTGTTTATTACAATTTGGCATATGTTTCGCGtactttgttgctattgttgttgttggcggcaTTGATTGTTTGTTTAACGCAGCGCTAATGGGCGTATTAACTGATGATATAGAATTCTATGTGGGAAATTCGGTTCACTTGTTGCGCactcatgcatatgtatgtatgtacattagagtgggtcgattttttctataaaataaataatacggaGCATTCTGAACAATTTGCTTAATGGACTATGTTGAAACCGGTTACGAATCAGCGATGTTTTGGCTCCTATTACTTCTGCTATCCAGTTGGTCTAGCTATAATGGCTAAGTTCAACTTGCCGAAATTCTAGGGATTCTTACTGGTTGCTGTCCAAGCGATATCGCTATTCATGCGATAAAGCTAAAACTTTTCAGGCAGAAGTTCTCAAAGTTTTATGGAGCTGAGGCTGAAACATCCAGCCACTTTCTCCTTTATTGCTGAACTTTTGCAaaactgaggttgaaacatttCGACAGTCTTAACTTCAGCGACCCAAATGACATAGGCGAAACTGACATTAGCATTGACCACAGACATGTGATAAGCTCAAAGTGTTATCTCGATTTGTAAGAGTCTTATAATCTATTATGTAAGAGTTACAGACCAGCGTTCTAACCATTCCAAGTGAGATCTTTGTTACGATCGaactcttaacctaacctaacccagCATAACTGAAATCGATTTCTTGAACCGATTTGGGTTGAGCTCACGACACTTCGTCACCGTAAGAGTGTTTAAGCCATATTCAAGTTTTATACAATGAACTTTATTGTAATAGTCCAAGTCCGTTTTCGACTTCTTGTTACGGTAAATAGTCTTGCTTAAGCTAGCCTACCGGGATCTGGATCGATGAATCCCGACGTAAGAACACAGAAACATATTAACATTTCTTACAAATACATCGACATAAAAACTGAATTTCTTGATCTCAATTTACTCATCATACATTCGGTGGCGACTTCAGACCTAATAAAGTGTTAATGTGTAGTTTTCATAGAACTGTCGATCTGAGCTTTGGCTTAACACTGTAAGTTTGGAGTTCATATAGATACGATCAGTTTAGAAAGAACACTCGATAGTATTTAAACATCAGCAATCAACCAAAGTTGAGCTGCGTTCAATGAAGTTAAGTggtgatttaaaaaattctacagAACTTTTCGTGGGATTTCAGATCAAAGAACAAATAATTTCCTCCAAAGTAGTGATTTTATAGTTAGAATATATCCCCCAAACCCCAACCACCTGAAAATTAtcaatttccataaaaaaaattcaatgaagtcACCGACAGATATGGATAGAAATTcatttttggtaaatatttacttaaggcttgtgagaaaatttttgaagctaGACTTTTTCAACGCCATAGTTTGCAGTAATTCgcacattttaattattatgcTCTCTCTTTTTTGTGATTTCTCAGTTTAACACCTTATATTTGAGATTTCAGCGGTCTTCGCATTCACTTAAACGCCTGTTGCTTGAGTTCGTTTGCCCCTTACCACCATCCACATTGCTGCGCCGAGTCTGCCACTTTCCTCCATTACTTATATTCCCTGCTTCGAAAATTCGGCGTTGACCGCCAAAGCACAAGCACGAGCATTCCTGCCCGTTTAACCGGTTTAAACATTTACCggcaaatgttgttttttttggtttgctcGCTACCGGCTACTTAAGCTTTGTTGCTGCAACACTTTATCGGCTTTTCGAGGCTTAGTCACTTTTCCGCCAAGACACGTTGCGCACGCTTGTGGCTTGTTTAACTCGCTTACCACAActgtacctacatatgtgtgtgtggcgttGGCGTGTTGCAAGCAAATGCTAGTTAATGCAACCACACCTCAAATCATGCCGACTCACGCCTACCCTCCCGCCAACCGCCGCCAACCACTCTTCACTCAAGATACAAAAGTAGTGGCAGCAGATTGATTTCGCTTGGCAAATTTTTGTCGGTTGTTGCTTGTGCCGTTTACCAACGCGTTGCATCGAATTTCATGCTATCTGCCGGCggaaggcaacaacaacaacagcgcgctgCAAAAGCAATGATGCAGAAGAAAGCGCCAACGCCCTAAATTCAACCGCAAATGCAGTCTTGTTGTCGATGGCGCTGTGTTGTTGGAGCGGGCGCGAAGTTTGggcatagcaacaacaacaagcagcgcCAGCAAAGGCGGCTTGTAATATGAGTAATATTAGCGCATTTAACCGCTTGCCGGCAGTAGGCGCAGGCCTGACTTTCCACAGACTtgccaatacacacacacatacacaaacatatatgcatatctgtatatatgtacacacactcTGGCAACGCGACAAAACTAATTCCGGTGATACTTCAAACAAACTGTACTAAGCCGTTGCCGGGCCGGCTGCCGTTATGGCGACAGTTTAAGCGTCGGCGCGCCGGTTAAACGCTCgcttattgcatttatttcctTCTTTGTGCGCTTTGCACGCCGCACTCGTGCGCTTGCTTGTAGCGTGGGCGTTGCTGTTTATCCAAGCCGAGCTGGTTTGTTGTTTGGTTGCCACTGCCGTTGCTTTGGTGCATCGGTTTCGCCCGATTTGGTCTGCCTGCTCGCATTCCAAGACGCATTAGGCGTATTTCCTCAATCCCCAAACATTGCGCGGTTGCAATTAAACGCCCACCACTGCCTCACACAGCCATACACACACTTTCCAATATTCCCTCTTCCCGCACCGATCATCATCGGGACCCCACTTTGCCACACAACAACCATAGTCCGGTTTGTGGTAATTAAGCTCGTTTAGCAATTCTTGCAAGAATGTGTtaatttatagttaaaaaaaccgTTACCCaaagagttgttttaaattaccAAGTACTTAATAATAAACTGCAGCAAAGAGCGGATGTTATtaaaaagtatacatacatatgttttccaacaaaaagtatatacaaacaggcatactcgtatattatattataatatacatagatTTAATTGCTCGCAAAATGCCTTGACTTTGCCACTCAAATAACTGGTTTACGACATAAATTCATTCTCAATTACTTAAGTTCCAACTGCCTaatatttgcatgcaaatgAAGTATGAAACTCTTGAATTACCGAAGATGGACCTGTTTGTTAGCATACACATGTTTGTGAATCAAGTTGAGTGGCTATGAAACAGGTTCcaaatgttttttctttcattGGCGCTTGTTTAGAATTCGAGTGGTTTCGATAAGACTCAAAGTGATAACAGTAGCAACTGAGTAATTAAGACTTGATTTCGCGCTGAAGCGAATATTTTTATGCTCGCTTTAAAATAGTTTCTATAGTAAGcaccaggaataatgggatgcccaactctcctgtcactggaaatgtgagagccgctcacctaccgaactttgacagttgactggattgggtaggttataaatatatgtgaacggaggaatttgttgtcgccgttcaagatcgctaataaaaatttaaaacaatgaaaatcaaagaaaatgcgaaatttaaatatatttcatgaaacaatttgtaatttgatgcataatagaattaattttttattacaaatgattaaaaacatttattaattgagactaacaggcttaattcaccttattaagtattgaaagatcgaaagtcagttgttttaatataccataaaatcataaaaaaggaattaagtagtttcgccatatattaaaagtccaatatataataatttgcaatcgtaataaatgttgggtattttaatttaaaatgcccaaaaattcttattttgttcgatctggccataatggaaaatgttataaaaaaaacgcttattttgaggcgctctcacactggaataagttgggcatcccaaaATAACCGAAAACACGAAATTTCGTCTAAATTGTAGAGTAGTAAGATTTCTGGcaatatttctgaaataaacTTAAGTATTTTtgtgcccggtttcacagtccatacttatgttgtacttaagataaaacaggaaaatattgttttacagttcatacttatgtaatgcttaagtactgaaaaggggagacttaagcagtgcataaataacagctgatttttgttttgaatttgctttgaattttcagcgacatctttcgtagcgtagggcaagtgtccgctcgtttgcactcaataacagcttatacttttctttcagttcccataggtgctccgactcgctagtgatgaaatttggggttcttttgttgttttcatcaatttttgatataattttcctcgcaaatttatgtattgtctgttataatttaaatatttcaaacatatttttatgaatgacatttgtaaaacatatgttgcccataacgttgccatatatcataataaaattttatagaaattgagcattgactgaaacgcaaacgaccactcagtttgcaacaatacttagctaagattttatttaggcacaacttaagtatggactgtgaaaccgggcattggTCTCTGGGTCGTAACTTAAGCGGCATAGAAGAACCTTTCTCGGATATTATAGTTTTGAATCTTGTATCTTCATACATCTGTTTATCGTAtatattcattataaatataataatcatCCGTTGGATTACGCTTGGGATTAAGAGGTCGTAGTGGGATCTTTTTAGTAACTGTGGATCATGTGCTCGTAATGCAAAGTCCTATGATTTATCCGTtagtaaaaaatacatttaaaacaCTCAGCCTTTCGAAAGTCCTTTATATAACATCTCAAGTTTCACTTTCTTACACCTAACTCAGAATCTTTTCTGAACTTTTGTTCTAATTTATTGTGCAATAGAATATTACCCCGTAGAGTAGCTGGCCTATGAGTTTTAAGAAAATTGgcagttaaaaataatatttctgaaaagtgttgccacctaattaAACAATGTATCCATCAAAATTGTTAgttaacgaaaaaaatatttaaaaagattttacAAGTCTTACCACTCACAATATTTCCCACTAGATTTACCACCggtttaaatttcttttttttttaataaattaatcaaaGAGGAAtttaacaatatacatacatatgtacataggtatgaaattcaacaaattttaaatagaatGTTATAGGAAACATTTTAGAtaaatgttgccacctgtttgataattttaaataataatatataaaataaatcataatGAGTATATGCATATCTCGTGATGTTTAATTAAACTGCAACAAGTATTGTCGaataaggttgccacctgtttaagaTTATTTTACATTCAATGCAAATgacaaaataaacgaaatattataaaattgatgttgacctagaaaattttaacaataatttatattcgcgatattttttacaagtgcaaaatttgagtaaaaaatcattttaagatAAACGAATTATAAGAATAGGTGTAAACTGAAGGAGTCTATAAAGGCttacaaacacaaatatttttggcgtTGCCATATATTTGCAAACAAGTTTTCTTTCTACCCGTTCagatatattaattaactgttatAATATGCTGATCAAACTAAAcacgtttgaaaaaaatttatttttacgcaaaatttccatctgtttcaaaaattttataataatattaataaaaaattttactcaaatatgtatgtacatacatattgtacgtaacggggttttcaataagagcgctataAAAGTACGGTTTGGCATATCAATGATATTCTTTATTCCCGTGAAAGTGCATTCAATGCCGTTATGTATGGAACTCTATTTCTTTTGcttggccaccacgggcacgcttgcaaaAGCCCACACGCTGAAACcaattttcaacgatttttaagcataaatcggcccatattgctgcaatttcacgtttgatattcgtacgaagttcatcaatcgtcgctggcttattggcatagaccatagacttggcgtagccccacagaaaatagtctaacggcgccCCCCATCCCATTCACCGTAActtgccggtcttgatcatcacggaagaagtacggccccaTGACGCCGCCCATAACCGCACCAAACTCTAATTTTTcaggatgcaatggtgactcatgaagTACGTgcggattgctgcctgaccaattacgcttattgacgaagccattcagccagaaatgaggcTTATCgctaaagatgatttttcaatgaaaaccgGGATAATtttcaagcggcttcagttcttgcgtcaaatTGATTTTGTAAAGATTTAGAAAGACGTGCCAAGACCGTTTCGCAAAACGATGCCCTACgtttgagaacgacgtgtgagagattGATTTTGCTctttctcaattgatgcgctagcggcagcaatattctcgacactacgggcacttctttgtctcgcTGGCACGGGAATGATTATGaagaccataaattggacgtaacgctcttaaagttgaTGCTAActctgactccgaatttcgatagtaaatttctataatttcgaCCCGTCGTTGGATcgcatatattttcattataaaatggcaaactttactgaaaagaaatgtcaaaagagcgggaaaaaatatggcgccGTTTGCTGCCCCTTTAAGTCTAGTTTGGTAGCGTCGTTTTAAAAAAACCCGTTACTACTACTTCGTAGATAAGAATATCCGATGTAATCCAGATGAATTTCGTTAATAATCTAACAGCTTAGATTTCAGATATATTATTGTCGCTAATCCATATGcttcagtttttatttataatccgagttatttctttttattagaaGCATCATTAAAAAAACTTGATACCCCCCTGTTCAAATAAACATTGACGCATTTTTATCacattttattatgtttatgagTGCTTTATCTGACAATTTATTATCACACATTACCAATGGGTTTACGCATATTGTCCGGTTAACTGGCAGGCGTCATATTAAGTGTACTTGTCTGGCAGAATATCTAATCTTATCTGCAATTTTAATGGGGGCACAAAACTATTCTTAACAGGAAATTAGATAGAATTAgacaaaagtatgcaataaattGTTATAGTATTTTACAAACAACTGAAACCTTTTAACATTGGGAAGAGGAaggaaagaagaagaaactctCAGAAGCTGAAGAAATTCGATTAATCAAGCTGACAACTATATTTCAAagctatttttttcattgtcaGGATTCTAGTACCTGCTTGAGTCCCAAAAAGCTAAAGAAACTCGGTTAATTGAGCTATCCATTATAATACAAGACTATTTCTCTCCTGCGCGAGCACTATGTCTTTTatccagtttttttttaactaattcatattttaaactccactccattggaaagaccaggtggagaatgaCCTGGCTGCACTTAATATCGTATTGTTGTCAACTCACCTATAACAAcggaagcggtgtctacgctattTAAGAAGCAGAAGCAAACTTTAAACTCCCTTAAATTTATGTTAGAAAGTACATAgacaattaaattttacaccacttgacttttatttgtaaataaaataatgaactgCAGCGTTTTTTGTCACTCCAGCAATAGTAACAGAATTAACACGTGACGTTACATCAATCCAATATAATcacaaaaaatatagtaaaatatttattctcttCATTTTCCCGTAGTTACCACAATCAatcaacaaatatataaataatggcCGATGAAGCACAAGCACCACCACCAGCTGAGGAGGCGCCACCAGCAGAGGGTGCCGAGGGCGCGCCCGCCGAAGCGGCCGCTGATGCGCCACCAGCTGAACCCATCAAACACTCCTACACCCTCTTCTACTTCAATGTGAAAGCATTGGCTGAGCCGCTACGTTATTTATTCGCATACGGCGGCATCGAGTACGAAGATGTGCGTGTCACGCGTGACGAGTGGCCGGCACTCAAGCCGAGTAAGTAGTCACCATCAACCATTTTTATTAGCAGCAGTATCACTAATGCGTTTCCTCTCTCTCTTTCCTCATTTTTCTCTCTTCCTCACTTTGTCTCGCGGTGGCGTCTTCACAGCAATGCCCATGGGTCAAATGCCAGTACTGGAAGTTGATGGCAAACGTGTACACCAGAGCATTTCGATGGCCCGCTTTTTGGCTCGCACAGTTGGCCTGAACGGTGCCACACCGTGGGAGGATCTACAAATCGATATTGTTGTTGATACCATAAACGATTTCCGTCTAAGTAGCGAACAATGTGTGCGcttgcatgttgcatgttgttttgattaatttttattttaatctatAGAAATTGCAGTCGTCTCCTATGAACCCGAGGATGATATCAAAGAGAAGAAACTCGTAACACTCAATACCGAAGTCATTCCAttctatttggaaaaattggaaCAGACTGTTAAGGATAATGAGGGACACTTCGCATTGGGAAAGGTGAGTCGAATCATTGTGAATCCCCAAAATGGCAAGGGAGTTTGATTTTTTCAGCTATTAAGACCCAGAATAGACTAAGTAAACAATTGGTAGATCTGTATAGTTTCAATTTCTCGAGTCATTTGTAGGTCTGGCTCTCGGATCTTTCAAACTTTTCTGTTTGAGAAACCCCTGatttaaaatcgattttgaaaagGTGTCTTTTTCGACACTGACCCACAACTGACTGAATTATACCACATACCGCACCGTAATGGCAAGAATATATCCGATTACACTCAATTAATCAAAGTACAAGTCAGAAATTGGAAATCATATAGCGGTACTTTtatggaaatatatgtattctaCAAAAATATCCAAGTATACCTTATTAAGTTGAAGCTATTTACAGTTCAGAAGACTCATATAACGGCCCTTTAAGGAAATATAATTAACAAAACTTTTGTAATTAGCATTAACCCAGGATAAAAGAACTTCCGACGGTATTCAAACCACACTACATATAGGACATTAATCTGACAATTATATGATTAGGTCACAAAATAAAAGAGATCAGAGGGTTCTAAAAACTTCGAGTTGCCATCAAAAGGTTGATGAATTCAATTGAGTCATACTTTATCAGCGTTTGCCGAGGGTCATTGAACCGATTAGTTGTTAATATACCAACTCTGAAAATAAAACATAGAtcgaagagagagagagagaaagagtgTGCAATAAGTCTGATtgcttaaataattattaatcgaGGGCCCAACAATTAGTACTCCACAGATCTACAGTTATTCTAAAAGAAAGCTTAGGATGGAATATATACAATTTAGTAAAGGAAAATTATGAAGACGAGAAAGGATATATAAGATAAATGTAATTTCTATAACACCAATATATATTTCAGATAACATGGGCCGATGTCTACTTCGCCGGTATCATCGATTACATGAACTACATGGTAAAGCGTGATCTGTTGGAGCAATATCCAGCGCTGAAGGCTGTCGTTGATGAAGTCAACGCATTGGAACCGATCAAGGCCTGGATCGAGAAGAGACCCGTGACTGAAGTTTAAGGCAAAAAAAcataagaaattaataataattaaatgaaagcTGATAGAATCTTGAATAACAACTACATAACAGCTGGAAGAGAGTCTTACTCCGCATAGCATAACTTAGCATAGCATAGGAAGTGCTAAACTAAACAAAATGGCGTGAGAAAGAAGAAACATAtgcaaaacagcaaaaaatactATTCTAAACAtcacataaataatatttgtagaaAAGCCAAGCTTTTTGaacacacacaccaacatatatacatttttacggATTTCCATGataggcaacaacaataacatttaataaaaaataaaaaaacatcttAAAAACAATATTGATCTACATGACACTTTGTTCCTTTTTTGTGTACTTTGTAACGGTAATTAATTGTGaactaatattattatataacggGGAAGCAAATAATAACACAATTATAGCCAAtaactgtttttgttgtactaatAAACATTAACAATTATGTTAAAGTTGTTACATTATATTTTAGTTAGATAAAAAATGTGCATTAGTGTGGGGCATTTCAGGGAGGAGTTggaaatactgttattttttaatttaacaatattatttttctattattattatgaattttttatattatttctttaattttttatattattttatttcttttgtattatttttataacatattttctgTTAATTAGTGTGACAAAAGTTCGTTTTACTATTGAGAATTCTAatctattttgaaattatgttactgaaattttcaattttttgataaatactgGTAATTTTCAAATACCTCTATTAAAATGTCCGATTTTTAAATAAGCATTATTATTGCAAATCACTTTTCTTACGTAAactaatgttaaaaaatttggaaaattaaatagaaaaaaatatggtaattttttttaatgattttaacttttgaaaatattaagtggataaattgaaaatttaggtTATGTTattctttacatacatacacatgcgcactaaattttatataacattttatattatttattttctcttattttttatttattattatattaaccTTTTTTATCATAACATTTCTTCTATGGCAAATTAATTCCTGTGCAGCCTATAACACTTATACAacttacatatttcattttaaagaagtgtatttccataatatttttgcctcattatttttaactatttttaaacgctatttcttattaaaaactatttttgttgcattaaaaatcaaatacttTTAGTCTAAATTATAACTTACTAAATAATTCTCTTTGCATTCAATTCTCTAAGCACTCTAGCGCTCACTAAAACACCAAAAGCAAATTAAAGctacaacaaattaaaaaataaattaaattgcttaATTGCTTTTAGTGcttagtaaaatttaattaattagttttctataaaaaataaaattgaaaattttaaaagtttattataagCGATAGGCTCCACAAgcaaaacaactacaaaacaaGCTAAGCATGCACGCACAGTTATATGAATAcacacatatgaacatacatattttatgtagGTTTGTAATATGACTGCTTGCCTGCATGCTTAaacgctcatacatacataaattaacaTCTCCTTACGGGTTaatgatttacatatatattactattattaatataaaacatatataaatagattGTACGCAAGTATTCTAGTgccaacttacaaaaaaaaataatattttgatccACATTTAAATTGTACTCTAATTTTAAACTAACAAACATTGCAAATGAACACACTTGAGTGTcggaaaaaatttgcaaaattgctaataaaaatataaaaaaagctcACCATTGCCACTATCAAAGAAGCACTCAttatcagaaaatattttaaaatcgcaAACTCAAATTCAACCTCATTAAGCACTCACTCAATAACACATAAAATCAAGTGATTAAAAGAACCACAAAAAATTGCATCCAAATGCCAAAATTATTGCACCACGAACCAACGCAACTACAACGAGCAACACAACTATTGAGATGTACACTGAACAAGCTACCAAAACAAACAGGCAAAAGAAAACACTAGAGGAggagcagtgaagaaaataatttgaaaaataactttgcaaatattaaacaaataaaaaagtgcaaatATATGCCTTAAATTGTTgaacaaataacaataattttaacaacaataaaaatatattaacaaattcGTGTTAATCAAAGCAGCGTAGAGAAGAAGCAGCAAATAGGCAGTTAACATCAATTTACTATTTAAACagcgaaagaaagaacacgcaAATTGgattaatacaaaaatagcatattaaatacaacaccaaaatactgaaattttgaaaacagccGTTTTTAACGTGTAATGAAATTTCTTTAAGTACTTTTATGcgaaaaaataacgaaagttGCAATAAAGAAAGCATACGGAGAGTGTTTGTGTTTCATTTTTTCaagtattatttaaattaaatgctaCTCAGGAAAAGCAACAATTATTCAAGCAAAGCGGTAAAAGACGGCCAAGCcagtagaattaattttttgtttaccgaTGCAGGCAGGGAATAGATCTTCGAAATATCAGTCCTTGGTCGAATAATATCCAGACTAATTTCAATACCGTAGAACTGGCTGATTTGGGAACTTCTAAATCTAATAATTCTAATCTAACTGCCTTACTAGGCACCACCTGTTTTCGCACTTCCAATTCACacactgtatatacataccatatatagacatatttcaaaattaataacacTCACTTACCAATTCAGTTCACCACAAatctttattacaaaaattaatttacaatatCATGAAAATAAGTACAGGTACCGTTAAACCCGCTACTGTTCTACGCTGATGACAGCAGGAAATATCTATAGTTATTAACTATATACAATCTATATTTTATAACCCTTTAAGAcacaaaataaatgcatttgagTTGCAAATCGAGCCACACACATCCATATAATGCACGATTTAACAACATTTGATTAGGAAATCAAGCCAACTAACTTAATTTCAACAATTAATTATCACGAATCACTTCTTATTGAAATTTGGTTTGCGCTTCTCAACAAAGCTCCTTAAACCCTCTTGCGCATCCTCCATACCGATATTTTTAACCATTACCTGCAATTTAAACCAAACAATCATCATGTTAGAAAAATGTGTATACGTATTAATACATACGTCTGTGCCTTGATCGTAAGCATCCTTGACACTCAAGCCCAATTGCTTATAGTAAAACTTTTTACCCATGGCTAATATAGCGCGTG from Bactrocera tryoni isolate S06 chromosome 3, CSIRO_BtryS06_freeze2, whole genome shotgun sequence harbors:
- the LOC120771007 gene encoding glutathione S-transferase S1 isoform X2, which translates into the protein MADEAQAPPPAEEAPPAEGAEGAPAEAAADAPPAEPIKHSYTLFYFNVKALAEPLRYLFAYGGIEYEDVRVTRDEWPALKPTMPMGQMPVLEVDGKRVHQSISMARFLARTVGLNGATPWEDLQIDIVVDTINDFRLKIAVVSYEPEDDIKEKKLVTLNTEVIPFYLEKLEQTVKDNEGHFALGKITWADVYFAGIIDYMNYMVKRDLLEQYPALKAVVDEVNALEPIKAWIEKRPVTEV
- the LOC120771007 gene encoding glutathione S-transferase S1 isoform X1, with product MADEAQAPPPAEEAPPAEGAEGAPAEAAADAPPAEPIKHSYTLFYFNVKALAEPLRYLFAYGGIEYEDVRVTRDEWPALKPTMPMGQMPVLEVDGKRVHQSISMARFLARTVGLNGATPWEDLQIDIVVDTINDFRLSSEQFVSYEPEDDIKEKKLVTLNTEVIPFYLEKLEQTVKDNEGHFALGKITWADVYFAGIIDYMNYMVKRDLLEQYPALKAVVDEVNALEPIKAWIEKRPVTEV